GACTCATCAATTATCTTCTTATATGTTGACGATGCCGAGATTCATTCACTTGGAGGTTATCCGTTAAAAAGGACCTATTGGGCGCTTCTCGTAAAAATTTTGACCGAGCTTGATGTCAAAGTGATAGGGCTTGACTTAATAATTGCGGAAAAGAATCCAGATTATCCCGAAAGAGACGCAATACTTATCTCAACCATAAAGGGCTCAGAAAGAGTATGCCTTGCCGGAAGCTTCGCTGAAATTGAAGGAAAATTTAACGGCAAAGGTTTAATCAAACCATTTGATGAAATTCTTGAAGCAGCAAATGGATTTGGACATTTAAATTATATCTCAAATGGTTTCCCATCAAAAATCCCACTTTTCATATCAAGTGAAAACGAGCCGATACCTTCTTTTTCACTTGAACTTGCGAGGTTATATTATGAACTTGAGAAAGATTCAATAAAAGTTTTAAACGGTAAGGTTGTTCTTGGGAACACTGAAATACCTTTAAGTGATGGCTGTATGCTGATAAATTACTGTGGTGGGACTAAATCGTTGCAAATGTATTCCGTTGCGGAATTTATAAGTTCATACGATGCATTTAAATTTGGTGGTGAAGCGAAAATTGACTTCAAAAAGTTCAAGGATAAAATTGTTTTGATTGGGATTTACAGTGAAAACCTCGGTCAAGTCGTTCAAACACCATTTGATGACAAATTTCCAGCAACGGGGGTTCACGCAATGGCGCTTGACACGATATTGAGAAGGAAATTTTTAACCGAGATACCCCTGCCATTTGAATTCGTGTTAATTTTTCTTTCCACCGCGCTGGTCATTTATATCTTCTTTTCAGAAAAAATTTCACCCCTGAAAAAAATAGCACTTTCACTTCTAACACCCCTGATTTTCTTAACCATCACTATCATTTTATTTACACTTGGGATATCAATTTCAATTTATCCAATTTTAAGTTTAGCTGGGGCATTTTCAACTGGGCTTATTTACATCCTTGAGGTTCAAAGGAGAAAAACCGTTGAACTTGAGCTTGAAAGAGAGAGAGTTGAAGAGTTGATCCGCGAGAAAGAGTTGCTTATAAGCGAGCTCAAGGACAAAATTGAGAACCTTGAAGGTGAGGATGAAAAGAGCAAAGCAATGTCAAACCTTGAAAATGTTTACAGTCAGGTAAGGGAATTAACATCAAGATTTGAGGATTTATCGGCTTTTGAGATCACAAGGGAAGAAAAAGTTGAAAACTTTGAAGGGATAATTTACATTGATGGCGGGAAGATGTCGGAAGTTATTTCAACAATTAAAAAAATCGCACAATCTGATGTCCCTGTTCTGATAACGGGTGAAAATGGAGTTGGGAAAGAACTTGTTGCAATGGCGATACATAGAACGAGCGACCGCAGGGATAAGAAGTTTATCGCTGTAAATTGCTCGGCGATTCCAGAGACGCTACTTGAAAGCGAACTCTTTGGTTATGAGAAGGGAGCTTTCACAGGTGCATTTCAAAGAAAAAAAGGAATTTTTGAAACAGCCGATGGCGGAACAATTTTCCTTGATGAAATCGCAGAAACGAGTGAGCAATTTCAGACGAAAATTTTAAGGATCGTTCAGTCGGGCGAATTCAACAAGGTTGGTGGAAGGGAAATTTTAAAAGTGAATGTAAGGATAATTGCAGCGACAAATAAAGACCTTGAAAGAGCTGTGAAAGAGGGTAAGTTTAGAGAAGACCTTTATTACAGATTAAATGTAATTCGCATCCATATACCGCCCCTAAGAGAAAGGAAGGAAGAAATACCAGCTCTTGTTGAACACTTTTTAAAAAAGTTTAAAGCAGAAGATATGAGGGTTTCAACTGCCGTAATGGAGGCACTTTTAAATTACGATTGGCCAGGAAATGTACGACAGTTGGAAAGCGCGATCAGACGAGGAATTATTTTTGCAAAGTCGGATGGAAGAAATTTAATACAACTCAAAGACATACCAGATGAAATCATAAACTTTGTCCGAGGGAAGATGGACATTGAAGGGCAAATTTTAAATCTTTTAAGGGAGAAGAAATTTTCACACAGTTCAATATCAGAGACAGCAAACGAACTCGGGTTGAACCGTGGCACTGTTGCTGAATACCTTCGCGGAATTTGTTTCAGATATTTATACGAGAGCAACTTTGACATTGATAAGGCATCCCGTGAAATCGCCGGGAACGATAAAGAATCCATTGAAAGGGTCAAGAAAAAAATTCTTGAGCATCTTGAAAACTTTTTTGAGCTACTTTCATCATCTGGGCAAAATTTGGAAATAAAAGCATTGATAAAGTCAAAATATAAAAATCTTCCATCCCGATATCACCTTTATCTTGAGCAGACCGCAAGGATATACTTAAGCGGAGAAATGCTTGGAAATTTAAAACCCAGCGTTTCAAAGGGAAAACCCAGCATTTGAAATAGGATAAATTGATTGAAATTTAATAAGTTTTAAAATGGCACGAAAGTTGTGCTTTATGTTTAGCGAAGGACTTCAAAAACAAAATTTGGATTTTGCCATGTTGCGAAATATGTTTCTATTCGGGTTAGTAATTACAGCAATTCTTTTAAGTGGCTGTTCCAAGGGAACGGAGCCAACGAGCGGGCTCGTCCCGGTTGAATTGACCCTAAAAGGTGAAACAGCAGGGAACATAACATTTGCGAAATCTGTTGGGCAGGTTGACTCAATTAAAATTGACTTCGCTATAATCGTTTTGAGATGGATTCAATTTAAGCAAAACATTGACACTGCAAAAGTAGATACATCTTGGGAAGAAAATAATACGATGGATATGGAGCGGAAAATGAGAATGCTTGACAATGACCCAACGATAAGATTTAAAGGGCCGTTTTTCATTACGCTTCGTAACAATGAGCCCACGCCTATAGCTGTTGACAGTTTGCCACCAGGAAACTATGATGGGATAAAATTCAAAGTTCATGCAATCGTTCCTATGGACTTTCATAGGAACCCAGCGGTACCGGACTCTTTCCTTGGAAAAAGCATTTATGTCAAAGGTCAGATTTATCAAAATGGCGTATGGAAAGATTTCGTCTTTACGACTGGGAAAGTTAACACTGAGTTTAAAATCAAAGGGAATTTCACAATCACCGAAAGTGACAAGAACATCCCCTATGTTCTTGTATTTGATTTGACTTCCTGGTTTGTTGACCCGTTGACTGGGGCATTGCTTGACCCAACAAATCCTGGTGATCAGGGCAAGATAATTTCAAACATCGTTCACTCTTTGAAGAATAAAGCACGTGGTGGAAAGGACAGAAATAGAGATGGCAGACCAGATTGAGCGCTGTCAGGCGCGGTTCATCCGCATCGGGACCGGGCTTTTGCCCGCGTCCTGGGATTTTTTAATAATGAAGATATCTCAAAAAATGAAGAAAGTTTTTTACATAGCTCTCGTCTCATTGATGTTCGGCTGTGGTAAAAATTCACTTATTATAAACCCCATAGATGAAGAAACACAAAAAACAGAAGTTTTATATCTTGATGAATCGGAACCAGTCATTGAGTTTCTAAATCCATTTCAAACGGGGATGATGAACTCAGAGATGATGTCAACCCCAGGTCTTTTTGTGTTAAGTTACTCCCAGTTCATCAATGAGATTGGCGAAACATTTGACACAACTTTAGCTTATGCGCTTTTCAGAGATATGAGCTCGCCACCAATAAATATTGGGCGTTGGCAGGAAAGGAAAGGAATTGACATCGGCGAAATTTATATTGAAAACTTCAAGCTTGAGAAGTCAACAAGAAAAATAAGGATGCATTTTGGACCGCCACATGGAAGGATGGACACATCATACGGGTTTGAATACGTGATGAAAACACAAAACTTTAATTTTAAACACTCATCTAAGCACAGGATTAAGGTTATTGATAAAGCCGGTAGGGAACAGCTTTTTGAAATTTCAACGCCAGCAAAACTAACGATTGATGGGTCGCCTGAATACGACGGAAAAAAGTTGAAAATAAAATTTAAAACAAAGGTTGATTCAATCAACCTAATTTTAAGCGCCATTTCAACATATAATTCATCAACTTTTAAACCTGTAATGATGCTGAAAATAAAAGCACCGTCTACATCAAAAATTGAGCTTGATTCATCTGTTTTATCGCTTATACCGGCGGAGTTGAGACAAAAGGAGCTTATATTCAGTATAGTTCAAGCCAAGAAAGAAAATATCAGGATTTCGGGTTATTTCGGGGATCTTTTAACTTTTGTATCATCAACACTTTATTTCAGAGTTAATTTGAGATGAAACCGCGCCTTGCTTTATTTCTGACAACGCTCAATCTGGCAATTGCGCAAAATTTTTCAACGCCACGCGGAATATCTATCGCTGGGTTTGAAGCGTTTGCCAATTCCGCTCTTTCATCTGGGTGGAATCCGGTAGGTTTGATGAAAATTTACGACTGGAACATTGGTATGTCAAACTATTACGAGAAAAATTCTGGATTTAGGATACACTCCTTCGCCGTAGCGAAAAGGATAAGCGAAAGGCAAAGTTTATCATTCGTATATTCCCCAGGTTCAACGCTTGAATTTATATTTCCGTCAAATGTCACAATAAACATTGGAAATACAACCTTCAAGGCAAATTACGACAAGAAGATAACATATTCATCAAGTTATGCTTTCGGCTACGCTTTGAAACCTACCGAAAGGTTATCAATTGGACTTAACACAAACTACATCACTGAAAACATCTCTGAGACAATCTACAAAGTTCAGATGACCGATTCGCTGCCGAACATTTCGCTTGAAACGACGGAATTTAAATCCGCAAAATTAAGCTCAAAAATTTCCGCCCTATATGAACTGAGCAAGAATTTATCTCTTGTGTTTTCGTTTGAAAATTTATCAAACACCCTTGGCGAAAGAATGCCAGAAAAATTCAAAGAGTTTGAGCTCAAAGATAAATTCAAGGTGAAATTTTCAACTGGATTGAGCTTGAAAAATTTCAAATTTGGGTTTGAACTTTCATCAATGCCCGAGGTCAATGCTGGGGTTGAAATTTCACCTACTGATTTTCTCTTTTTAAGAGGCGGATTTTTCTCCGATGCGAAAGAGATAAATGGTGTTTCAATTGGAGCTGGATTTAAAATTGGGCTTTTCGGATTTGACATTGCGTTTTTCAAGAACACATCAAATATCTGGCGCGATGGAAAGTTAACCCAAACGGAATTTTTTGAAACAAATTTTAGAAATCCGAACTTTAACAAATTCATCCATGATAAAATCCTCTTTTCAATTTCGCTTGATGCCTTTGGATGGTATGAAAAATCAATAAGGATAAATGAGGTTTTTGTTGAAAGTGAAATTTTCCCGCACTTGATGGACAACTTTGAAAAAAAGGAAATTGGTTTCATCAAACTTGAAAACTTTTCGGATAAACCGCTTAATGCCTTGATTGATTTTGAATCACCGTCGTTTATCAAAGTTGAAACTCAATCAGAGGGTCTCACGCTTAATCCTGGTGAGATAAAAACCATTCCGATTTTTTTGTCCGTTGGACTTGATAAACCAATAATTTCAAAAGCTACGGAAGTTAATTTTAAAGTTAAGGTGGGTCGTTTGAGAAAAGTTTATGACGACGAGAAAAAATTTAAAATCACGCTTCGCGGTAGAAACGATTGGAATGGAGAGGTTGAGAAATTGAGATATTTTGTCAGCTTTGATTTACCCGAGGTCATTAACTTCACAAGAAAAACAATTTGGGCGAAAAAAGATACAATTGATAGCGTTGACCCAATGCTTAGAAGATTCATCCAGGCGAAAGTTTTGATTGAGGAGCTTTCAAAAAATATAACTTATGTAAGCGATCCATCTTTAAGTTTGGATTGGGTTCAATATCCGGATGAGACATTAAAACTTCACGGTGGAGATTGCGATGACTTAGTGGTTCTGTTAGCCTCAATTCTTGGTTCAATCGGGATTGATGTTGCTTTCGTTGATGTGAAAGAAATGAGAAACCCTGGCGAATCCCATGTTTACATTTTGTTTGACACCGGAATTGAAAAAAGATTTGCAAATGTTCTGACCGAAAACGAGAAGAGATACTTCATAATGAAGGACAGAAACGGAATTGAAACAATTTGGTTACCTATAGAGACGACC
This region of Candidatus Thermokryptus mobilis genomic DNA includes:
- a CDS encoding sigma 54-interacting transcriptional regulator, which encodes MLASFKKIIIALLISIFVIFLRLLDLSLLNELDRLFYQVKFKFRGEGQIDSSIIFLYVDDAEIHSLGGYPLKRTYWALLVKILTELDVKVIGLDLIIAEKNPDYPERDAILISTIKGSERVCLAGSFAEIEGKFNGKGLIKPFDEILEAANGFGHLNYISNGFPSKIPLFISSENEPIPSFSLELARLYYELEKDSIKVLNGKVVLGNTEIPLSDGCMLINYCGGTKSLQMYSVAEFISSYDAFKFGGEAKIDFKKFKDKIVLIGIYSENLGQVVQTPFDDKFPATGVHAMALDTILRRKFLTEIPLPFEFVLIFLSTALVIYIFFSEKISPLKKIALSLLTPLIFLTITIILFTLGISISIYPILSLAGAFSTGLIYILEVQRRKTVELELERERVEELIREKELLISELKDKIENLEGEDEKSKAMSNLENVYSQVRELTSRFEDLSAFEITREEKVENFEGIIYIDGGKMSEVISTIKKIAQSDVPVLITGENGVGKELVAMAIHRTSDRRDKKFIAVNCSAIPETLLESELFGYEKGAFTGAFQRKKGIFETADGGTIFLDEIAETSEQFQTKILRIVQSGEFNKVGGREILKVNVRIIAATNKDLERAVKEGKFREDLYYRLNVIRIHIPPLRERKEEIPALVEHFLKKFKAEDMRVSTAVMEALLNYDWPGNVRQLESAIRRGIIFAKSDGRNLIQLKDIPDEIINFVRGKMDIEGQILNLLREKKFSHSSISETANELGLNRGTVAEYLRGICFRYLYESNFDIDKASREIAGNDKESIERVKKKILEHLENFFELLSSSGQNLEIKALIKSKYKNLPSRYHLYLEQTARIYLSGEMLGNLKPSVSKGKPSI